The following are from one region of the Gammaproteobacteria bacterium genome:
- the sufB gene encoding Fe-S cluster assembly protein SufB: MSTTLEALINRPYEYGFVTDIESDAIPKGLSEDVVRLISKKKNEPDWLLEFRLSAYRHWLTMTEPVWANVSHAKIDYQNIIYYSAPKPKKKLASMDEVDPELLRTFEKLGVPMHERKMLANVAVDVIFDSVSVTTTYKEKLAEVGIIFCSFSEAVQHHPELVKQYLGSVVPSADNFFAALNSAVFTDGSFCYIPKNTKCPMDLSTYFRINNAESGQFERTLIIAEEGSHVSYLEGCTAPRFDTNQLHAAVVELVVLDNAEIKYSTVQNWYAGDENGVGGIYNFVTKRGLCKGVNSKISWTQVETGSAITWKYPSCVLLGDNSIGEFYSVALTNHHQQADTGTKMIHIGKNTRSRIVSKGISAGQSNNSYRGLVKVGAKADGARNYSQCDSMLIGSACGAHTFPYIEVMNSTAKVEHEASTSRIGEDQMFYFASRGIGGEEAVSMIINGFCKEVFNHLPMEFAVEATKLLGLKLEGSVG, encoded by the coding sequence ATGAGCACAACGCTAGAGGCGTTAATCAACCGGCCTTACGAGTACGGTTTTGTCACCGACATCGAGTCCGACGCCATCCCCAAAGGGTTGAGCGAGGATGTGGTCCGGCTGATATCCAAAAAGAAAAACGAGCCGGACTGGTTGCTGGAATTCCGTCTCAGCGCTTATCGCCACTGGCTGACGATGACTGAACCCGTCTGGGCGAATGTCTCGCACGCCAAAATTGATTATCAAAACATCATCTACTACTCCGCACCCAAGCCCAAGAAGAAGCTGGCGAGCATGGATGAGGTCGACCCTGAGCTGCTGCGCACCTTCGAGAAGCTCGGTGTGCCGATGCACGAGCGAAAAATGCTGGCGAATGTCGCGGTGGACGTGATTTTCGATAGCGTGTCAGTGACGACCACGTACAAGGAAAAACTGGCGGAAGTGGGCATCATTTTCTGCTCGTTTTCCGAAGCGGTGCAGCATCATCCTGAGCTAGTCAAACAGTACCTTGGCAGCGTCGTGCCAAGCGCGGACAATTTCTTTGCGGCGCTAAATTCCGCCGTATTCACCGACGGATCATTCTGCTACATCCCGAAAAACACCAAGTGCCCGATGGACCTGAGCACCTATTTCCGCATCAACAACGCGGAATCCGGGCAATTTGAGCGCACCTTGATTATTGCCGAGGAGGGCAGCCACGTCAGCTATCTGGAAGGCTGCACCGCGCCGCGCTTCGACACCAATCAGTTGCATGCCGCGGTAGTAGAGCTTGTCGTGCTCGACAATGCGGAAATCAAGTATTCCACAGTGCAGAACTGGTACGCCGGCGACGAGAACGGGGTGGGCGGCATTTACAACTTTGTTACCAAGCGCGGCCTGTGCAAGGGCGTCAATTCCAAGATTTCGTGGACGCAAGTGGAAACCGGCTCGGCGATCACCTGGAAATACCCCAGTTGCGTGCTGCTGGGCGACAACTCCATCGGCGAGTTTTATTCCGTGGCGCTGACCAATCATCATCAGCAGGCTGACACCGGCACCAAGATGATCCACATCGGCAAGAACACGCGCAGCCGCATCGTCAGCAAGGGCATCTCCGCGGGCCAATCGAACAATAGCTACCGCGGGTTGGTAAAAGTCGGCGCCAAGGCCGATGGCGCACGCAATTATTCGCAGTGCGACTCAATGCTGATCGGATCAGCGTGCGGCGCTCATACGTTCCCCTATATCGAGGTGATGAACAGCACCGCCAAGGTTGAGCACGAGGCATCCACCTCGCGCATTGGCGAGGATCAGATGTTTTATTTCGCAAGCCGTGGCATTGGTGGAGAAGAAGCGGTTTCCATGATCATCAACGGCTTTTGCAAAGAGGTGTTCAACCACCTGCCGATGGAGTTCGCCGTGGAAGCCACCAAGCTGCTCGGTCTTAAACTGGAAGGAAGCGTCGGGTGA
- the sufC gene encoding Fe-S cluster assembly ATPase SufC, which translates to MISSNSKVILEVRNLSASVAGIEILKGINLTVRSGEVHAIMGPNGSGKSTFSKVLAGHPGYTVTGGEVLFEGQNLLELPPEERARNGVFLAFQYPIEIPGVSNSAFLRLTYNTQQAHRGGEELDPLEFNDFIQEKCKIVEMDPSFLDRSVNEGFSGGEKKRNEILQMAVLDPRLAILDETDSGLDIDALRIVASGVNKLMTPDNAVIMVTHYQRLLNYITPDFVHVMRRGRIIKTGGKELALELETRGYDWVDDEHQSAADAHGRASAAGPEHAGAEADAHGSASAAGAGRAGAASV; encoded by the coding sequence GTGATTAGCAGCAATAGCAAAGTGATTTTAGAAGTGCGCAATCTGTCGGCCTCCGTCGCAGGTATAGAGATCCTCAAGGGCATCAACCTCACGGTGCGTAGCGGCGAAGTACATGCCATCATGGGGCCGAATGGTTCGGGCAAGAGCACGTTTTCCAAGGTGCTGGCCGGCCACCCCGGTTATACCGTGACCGGCGGCGAGGTGCTGTTCGAGGGACAAAATCTGCTTGAGCTGCCACCGGAAGAGCGGGCACGTAACGGCGTGTTTCTGGCGTTCCAATATCCAATAGAGATACCCGGCGTGAGCAATAGCGCCTTCTTGAGGCTGACCTACAACACCCAGCAGGCGCATCGTGGCGGCGAAGAGCTCGATCCGCTCGAATTCAATGATTTCATACAAGAGAAGTGCAAGATCGTTGAGATGGACCCGAGCTTTCTCGACCGCAGCGTGAACGAAGGTTTTTCCGGCGGCGAGAAGAAGCGCAATGAGATTTTGCAAATGGCCGTGCTGGACCCCAGGCTTGCGATCCTCGACGAAACCGATTCCGGGCTGGATATTGATGCACTACGTATCGTCGCCAGTGGCGTGAACAAGCTGATGACGCCGGACAACGCCGTGATCATGGTGACGCACTACCAGCGCCTGCTCAATTACATTACCCCCGACTTTGTTCATGTCATGCGGCGCGGACGTATCATCAAGACCGGTGGCAAAGAGCTTGCGCTGGAGCTGGAGACGCGCGGTTATGACTGGGTGGATGATGAGCATCAGAGCGCGGCCGATGCACATGGACGTGCAAGCGCTGCGGGCCCAGAACACGCGGGAGCAGAGGCCGATGCACATGGAAGTGCAAGTGCCGCGGGCGCAGGACGCGCGGGAGCGGCCTCCGTATGA